Proteins from one Halovivax limisalsi genomic window:
- a CDS encoding cation diffusion facilitator family transporter, which translates to MTSDGARTRFVRAAWANVLANVAKIVVEGVAGFAFGSVALLADAAHSVGDLVASVVVLVWGDRRFADPDANHPHGHERIEPLTALFVGATIVVLGGSLLYRSIQGLLTTSEGTFSYVLLGAIAFALVSMYATYRYTVAMNASLGSTALAALAADCRNDLYTSVAALVGIVGLMADVPILDPIAGTLVSGLVVYQGISIARENLEYLAGAAPPEDLRERVRETLLAHPAVEGVHDLVVFYDGTDLEVETHVEVDGDLPLRAAHDIETELVTQTRALDSVGDVHVHLDPSGVGEWKDASDDGLDRSGGSTSPGR; encoded by the coding sequence ATGACCAGCGACGGTGCCCGAACGCGCTTCGTCCGGGCGGCGTGGGCGAACGTCCTCGCGAACGTGGCGAAGATCGTGGTCGAAGGCGTCGCCGGGTTCGCCTTCGGGAGCGTCGCCTTGCTGGCCGACGCGGCTCACTCGGTCGGCGACCTCGTCGCGAGCGTGGTGGTGCTCGTCTGGGGCGACCGCCGCTTCGCGGATCCGGACGCGAATCATCCCCACGGCCACGAGCGGATCGAACCCCTGACGGCGCTCTTCGTCGGGGCGACGATCGTCGTCCTCGGCGGCAGTCTCCTCTACCGATCGATCCAGGGGTTACTCACCACGTCCGAAGGCACGTTCAGTTACGTGTTGCTCGGCGCGATCGCGTTCGCCCTCGTCTCGATGTACGCGACCTATCGGTACACGGTGGCGATGAACGCGTCGCTGGGATCGACCGCGCTGGCGGCGCTGGCCGCCGACTGTCGGAACGACCTCTACACCTCGGTCGCCGCGCTCGTCGGCATCGTCGGGCTCATGGCCGACGTTCCGATACTCGATCCGATCGCCGGCACCCTGGTGAGCGGCCTCGTCGTCTACCAGGGCATCTCGATCGCCCGCGAGAACCTCGAGTACCTCGCCGGCGCCGCCCCGCCCGAGGACCTCCGCGAGCGCGTTCGGGAGACGCTTCTGGCACACCCGGCCGTCGAGGGCGTCCACGATCTCGTCGTCTTCTACGACGGGACCGATCTCGAAGTCGAGACCCACGTCGAGGTCGACGGCGACCTGCCGCTCCGGGCGGCCCACGACATCGAGACGGAACTGGTGACACAGACCCGGGCGCTCGACTCCGTCGGCGACGTCCACGTCCACCTGGACCCCTCGGGCGTCGGCGAGTGGAAAGACGCGAGCGACGACGGGCTCGATCGGTCGGGCGGGTCGACGTCGCCGGGCAGGTAA
- a CDS encoding endonuclease III domain-containing protein, translating to MSEQPRAGTGDDGAAETDDGSSTRGDGSHDNAATEPAENISGGEAGGGSPDRFEPVTADTDAERVVDRLGELYWQKTYGGRDAFPCLVRTILSQNTSDVASQPAYDALMERYDDPSSDLADALAAADRERLAETIRPAGLYNQKARMIQDAAAWVLDRFGSAAAFDDYVTETDAETVRADLLDVRGVGPKTADCVLLFAGGRAGVFPVDTHVHRIARRLGLAPADADHEGVREALERDVPGSKCGFGHTAVIQFGREYCSARAPACLDGPDACPLYEECDRVGVDPDAGTVVDPAAAGSST from the coding sequence ATGAGCGAACAGCCGCGGGCCGGAACCGGCGACGACGGCGCGGCCGAGACGGACGATGGATCGTCGACCCGGGGAGACGGATCTCACGACAACGCGGCGACCGAACCCGCCGAGAACATAAGCGGGGGCGAGGCGGGTGGCGGGTCGCCCGACCGGTTCGAGCCGGTGACGGCCGACACCGACGCCGAACGGGTCGTCGACCGGCTCGGCGAACTGTACTGGCAGAAGACCTACGGCGGCCGAGACGCCTTCCCGTGTCTCGTTCGGACCATCCTCAGTCAGAACACGAGCGACGTCGCCAGCCAGCCGGCCTACGACGCGCTCATGGAACGCTACGACGATCCGTCGTCGGACCTCGCGGACGCGCTCGCGGCGGCCGATCGCGAACGACTCGCGGAGACGATCCGCCCCGCTGGCCTCTACAATCAGAAGGCGCGGATGATCCAAGACGCGGCGGCGTGGGTCCTCGACCGATTCGGGTCGGCCGCGGCGTTCGACGACTACGTCACCGAAACCGACGCGGAGACCGTTCGCGCCGATCTGCTCGACGTCCGCGGCGTCGGGCCGAAGACGGCCGACTGCGTCCTGCTGTTCGCGGGCGGTCGAGCGGGCGTCTTCCCCGTCGACACGCACGTCCACCGGATCGCCAGGCGGCTCGGGCTCGCCCCGGCCGACGCCGACCACGAGGGCGTTCGCGAGGCGCTCGAGCGCGACGTCCCCGGATCCAAGTGCGGCTTCGGCCACACCGCGGTGATCCAGTTCGGGCGGGAGTACTGTTCGGCCCGTGCGCCCGCCTGTCTAGACGGCCCCGACGCCTGCCCGCTGTACGAGGAGTGCGACCGCGTCGGCGTCGACCCGGACGCGGGGACCGTCGTCGACCCGGCGGCGGCCGGCTCGTCGACGTGA